The following coding sequences are from one Nicotiana tomentosiformis chromosome 3, ASM39032v3, whole genome shotgun sequence window:
- the LOC138908580 gene encoding uncharacterized protein, which translates to MADATVEFFQNQFTQEADHTRSKLLNNVPSMVSCNQNIELCRIPTIEKVKAAVFALSGESASGLDGFTGIFVQECWDIIGEDIHAMLKLFYGGKLFMIGWKKYCLLLSLPISQDLLRGKPANVVIKLDMAKAHDRVSWKYLMHVLRKMGFAECFINMIWNLISSNWYSVLINGQAS; encoded by the exons ATGGCTGACGCAACAGTCGAATTTTTCCAAAACCAGTTTACACAAGAAGCTGATCATACAAGGTCTAAGCTCCTCAACAATGTACCCTCAATGGTGTCTTGTAATCAAAACATAGAACTTTGTAGAATTCCTACAATAGAGAAGGTAAAGGCAGCGGTTTTTGCACTGAGCGGTGAAAGTGCAAGTGGGCTAGATGGTTTCACAGGCATTTTCGTTCAAGAATGTTGGGATATAATAGGGGAAGACATACATGCGATGCTGAAACTATTTTATGGAGGAA AGTTGTTCATGATAGGCTGGAAAAAATACTGTCTTCTTTTATCTCTTCCAATCAGTCAGGATTTGTTAAGGGGAAAACCTGCTAATGTAGTTATCAAACTTGACATGGCAAAGGCTCATGATAGGGTCTCATGGAAGTATCTAATGCATGTTTTGAGGAAAATGGGATTTGCAGAATGCTTCATCAACATGatatggaatttaatttccagCAACTGGTATTCTGTTTTGATTAATGGTCAAGCATCATGA